GCCGCTTGAAGAGCCTTGTAGCGATCGAGCTGAAGATCGGCAAGTTCCAGCCCGAGTTCGTCGGCAAGATGCAGTTCTATCTGACCGCCCTCGACCGGCAGGTGCGCGAAGCGGACGAGAACCCCAGCATCGGCATCATCCTGTGCAAGGAGAAGAACCGCACGGTCGTCGAGTACGCCCTGTACGACGCCCGCAAACCCATCGGCGTGGCCACCTACCGGCTGGTGAAGCGCCTGCCCAGGGAACTCAAAGGCATGCTTCCCTCACCGGAAGAGATCGCCAAGCTGCTGGAGGCGACAGAATGAGCGCGATCGAAAGATTCTGCGATGTCCGCACCGAGCTGGCTGACCTCAATCAGAAGGCGTCGGAGCTGGCGGCGAAGATTCAGACCAACTTCGAGGAGTTGGGAGTGTAAAGCTCGCCGAGCCCCGGCCAATCAAGGATTACTGTCTTGGCATCTTCGACGGTCCGCATGCCACGCCGAAGGAATCGCATGATGGCCCGATATTCTTGGGCATCAAGAACATCACTGAGGATGGCCAGCTAGATCTGTCGGAGATCCGTCACGTCTCCGAGGAGGAGTACCCGAGATGGACTCGGCGCGTAACTCCTCAGCCCGGTGACGTTGTCTTCACCTACGAAGCGACGCTTCATCGCTACGCCATCATCCCGGAAGGATTTCGCGGATGCCTGGGCCGACGGATAGCGCTCGTTCGTCCCAATCCGGGGCAGGCTGATAGCCGCTACCTCCTCTACTTCTTCTTCTCGCGTAACTGGCGGAACGTTGTTGAAAGCAGCGTGATCACCGGTGCAACCGTCGATCGTGTCCCGCTTGAGAAGTTCCCGAACTTCCCAGCCGCGTTGCCCAGGCTGGACGTCCAACAGCGGATCGCCGGCGTTCTCTCCGCTTACGACGACCTGATCGAGAACAACCGGCGGCGGATGGCGTTGCTGGAGGAGGCGGCGCGGCAGCTCTACCGCGAGTGGTTCGTCCGCCTCCGCTTCCCCGGGCACGAGCACACCCGCATCACCAAAGGCGTGCCGGAGGGGTGGGAGCGGGGGCAGCTTGGTGAGTTGTCCGAGATCACGATGGGGCAAAGCCCGGAGTCCAAGCACTATAACGAGGACGGTGAAGGTCTGCCGTTTCACCAAGGCGTCAGTGATTTCGGCGATCGGTTCGTAACCCACCGCATTTATTCGACTGCGCTGAATCGCGTCGCCGAGGCCGGCGACATTCTATGCAGCGTCCGGGCTCCCGTCGGTCGACTGAATGTCACGCTCGACAAGATCGTGATCGGCCGCGGTCTTGCTGCATTGCGGAGCAAGACCGGACACCAGTCCTTGCTGCTACAGCAACTTCGCGCGCACTTCTTCAAGGAGGATCTCATTGGCGGGGGCGCGATCTTCGCCTCTGTGACAAAGAAGGAATTCTCAGCGCAGGCGCTGCTGGAGCCTCCCGAGCGCCTGAGGCGGGCGTTTGAGGAGATGACGGTTCCCTGCGACGATCAAATCCGTGTGCTGCATCTCGAGAACCAGCAACTCCGCGCCGCCCGCGACCTGCTGCTACCGCGCCTGATGAGCGGGGAGATCGCGGCGTAGATGGGCCGTCTCGTAGACTTGGGTAAATCCCTTGACGGGGGATTATCCCAACAATAGAGTACGGACGTGAAGCGGAACCTTGGCCGGCTCGAGACGCAATTCCTGGCATACGCGCAGATGCGCCGTTGGACCAGTGTGCGCACCGGCGATTTGCGCAAGCCGATGCGCCTCAGTGCCGATCAGGAGCGCAAGCTCTTCAGTCGCCTGGCGCGCGCCGGGATGATCGCACGCGTCTGGCGCGGTCTCTACCTCGTGCCGCCGCGCCTGCCTCTGGGCGGCATGTGGAGCCCCGACGAGGGCCTCGCCCTGGCGACGTTGATGGCCGCCCGTGGCGGACGCTACCAGATCTGCGGCCTCAACGCGTTCAACCGGTACGGCTTCGACGAGCAGATGCCGAACCGCGTTTATGCCTACAACAACCGACTTTCCGGCGACCGGAGCATCGGCTCGGTCCAACTGACCCTCATCAAGGTCGCGGACGCCCGCCTTGGAGCGACCGAGGAGGCCGCCGGTACGGAGGGCGGCCCACCGGCGATCTACTCCTCGCGCGCCCGGTCCCTGGTCGACTCCGTCTACGATTGGTCCCGCTTCGGGAGCCTCCCGCGGGGATACCGCTGGATCCGGAGCGAGCTCGAGGCGAAGCGAGTCAAGGCGGCCGATCTCGTCGAACTCACGCTGCGCTACGGCGACAGGGGAACGATCCGCCGGATCGGGGCCCTGCTCGAGCGCGAAGGCATCGCTGAGACGTTGCTGGGCAAGCTCGACCGAGCGCTTCCCGCGACCAGCAGCCCGATTCCCTGGATTCCGCGCCGCGCCAAGCGTGGCCCCGTCGCGCGCCGCTGGGGCGTGGTCTGGAACGGCGAGGCCTGAGCATGCCGATCCGCTGGCACGAAGAGGCGCCGGAGGAGCTGCGCGAGGCGATCCGGTTCACCGGCGAGGAGACGGGATTCGCCCCACGCCTGATCGAGAAGGACTACTTCTGCAGCGTGATCCTCGAGGCCCTCGCGGAGGCCGATGTTCCGCTGATCTTCAAGGGTGGTACCTGCCTGGCCAAGGTACACTCGGGCTTCTTCCGGCTGAGCGAGGATCTCGACTTTAGCATTCCGACCGCGCCGGACTCGACACGGGGTGTTCGCAGGCGCGCCATCGCTCCGGTCAAGGCGATCGTTGATGGGCTTCCGAACAGAGTTCCCGGGTTCGAGCTGCTGGTTCCCCTCGAAGGCCACAACGCATCGACCCAGTACAACGCGACCCTCGGCTATCGCTCGCTCCTGGTCTCGGGAACCGAAACGATCCAGCTCGAGATCGGCCTGCGCGAACCGACTCTGACGCCACCCGAGCGCGCTCAGGTGCACACGGTGGTACTCCACTGGGTGCAGGGCGGCGCCCTCCTCGAGACGTTTCCGGCGCGGTGCCTGACGTACGCCGAGGCGATGGCCGAGAAGTTCCGCGCGGCTCTGTCGCGGCAGGAGGTGGCAATTCGCGACTTCTTCGACATCGACCACGCGGTGCGTGTCGCGGGGCTCGATGTTACCGGCGCGGAGCTCGTGCGGCTCCTGCGAGCCAAGCTCGCCGTGCCCGGCACCGGTGCGGTGAACGTCTCACCGGAGCGGTTGGACGACCTCCGGCAGCAGGTCGACGCGCAGCTGCGTCCGGTCCTGCGGCCCCGTGAGTTCGCTCAGTTCGACGTGGATCGCGCATTCGGGATCGTTCGCGGTGTGGCAGAAGGGCTCGGATAGCCGGCGATGATCACCGACATCAACAGCGAAGACCGGCTGGTCCAGCAGACCTTCGCCGCACATCTGGAGAAGGTGCTCGGCTGGAACAGCGTCTATGCCTACAACGCCGAGACCTTCGGGCCGAACGGCACGCTGGGCCGCATGTCCGAGCGGGATGTCGTGCTGGTGCGCGATCTGCGCGCGGCGCTGGAGAGGCTCAATCCGGACCTGCCGGCTTCGGCGCGCGAGCAGGCGATCGAGAAGCTCACGCGCATCGACTTCGCGCGATCGCTGGTGCAGCACAACCGCGAGTTCTATGGCTTCATCCGCACGGGCGTGCCCGTCGAGTGGCGCGACGCAGCAGGCGAGACGCGCCGCGAGCGGGCGCAGGTGATCGACTTCCGAAACGGCATTGGTCCGGATGGAAAGGCCAACAACCGCTTCCTCGCCGTGCGTGAGCTGAAGCTGCAGGGCGTGCGCGTGCCGCACTACAACCGCCGCGCCGACCTGGTTTGCTTCGTGAACGGCCTGCCGCTGGTCTTCATCGAGCTGAAGGCCGTGTATCGGAACATCCGCGCGGGCTTCGACGGCAACCTGACTGACTACCTGAGCGAGCACAGCATCGCCCACGCCTTCCACCACAATGCGTTCCTCGTGGTGAGCAACGGCGACTAGGCCCGCTACGGCTCGATCACCAGCAAGTGGGAGCACTTCGTCGAGTGGAAGCGCAACTCGGAGAAGGACAAGGGGCGCGTGGACGCCGAGGGGCTTCTGAACGGCATGCTGGCCAGGGAGCGGCTGCTCGATCTGGTCGAGAACTTCATCCTGCTCGATGACAGCCGGGCCGGGGGCACGCGCAAGATCGTGGCTCGCAACCATCAGGTGCTGGGCGTGAACAACGCGGTCGCCTCCGCCCTGCGGCAGGAGGCGTTGAAGCGGCAGTTCCCGCCCCAGGAACGGATCATTGAATACCGCGTACCGAAGCCGAAGCTGCTGAAAGTCGCCGAGGCGCCGCCGACGGACTCAGCCTACGCCACGCAGGCAGCCGCAGAACGGGCGGACGGCGATGATCTGCCGCTGTTGAAGAGAGCGCACGCGGACCTCGGACGACTGGGCGTGTTCTGGCACACCCAGGGCAGCGGCAAGTCCTACTCGATGGCGTTCTTCGCCGAGAAGGTACGGCGGGTCGTGCCCGGCAACTTCACCTTCCTGGTGATGACCGACCGGGAGGACCTGGACGACCAGATCTGGCGTACGTTCATCGGCTGCGGGGTCGCCGACGAGAAGACGCCGCGCGCCAGCTCCGGCAAGGAGCTTCAGGAGATTCTGCGCGGCAATCACCGCTTCGTCTTCAGTCTGGTCCACAAGTTCAATCAATCGGTCGCCGAGCCCTACAGCGAGCGTGACGACATCATCGTTATCTCGGACGAGGCGCACCGAACGCAGGCCGGAAGATTCGCGCGCAACATGCGCCTCGCGCTGCCCAACGCCTCCTTCATCGGCTTTACCGGGACACCGCTCTTCAAGCACGACGAGTTGACCCGGCGCATCTTCGGGTCCTACGTCTCGCGCTACGACTTCAAGCGCTCCGAGGAAGACCAGTCCACGGTGAAGCTGGTCTACGAGAGCCGAGGTGAGAAGCTGGGCATCGCCCGGCTCGACCTGAATGACCGGATCGCCGAGGCGGTCGAGAAGGCCGACCTGGACCCGGACCAGACCGCGCTGCTGGAGATGCTCCTCGGCAAGGACTACGAGGTGATCACTGCGGACGATCGCCTCGACAAGCTGGCCGCCGACTTCGTCGAGCACTGCTCCACCCGCTGGCAGAGCGGGAAGTCAATGCTGCTGTGCATCGACAGGGTGACCTGCGCGCGGATGTTCCAGCGCATCGAGCCACGCTGGAAGGCCAAGCTCGCCCAGTTGAAGACGATCATCCCGACGAAGGAAGCGGAGCTGGCAGCTTCGGGCGATCCCGACGCGCGGGAACGCCTGAGCAAGCAACTCGACGAGCTACGCGGGCGCGCGCAGTGGATGGAGAGCACCCTCATCGAGATCA
This genomic window from Candidatus Rokuibacteriota bacterium contains:
- a CDS encoding restriction endonuclease subunit S; translation: MGIKNITEDGQLDLSEIRHVSEEEYPRWTRRVTPQPGDVVFTYEATLHRYAIIPEGFRGCLGRRIALVRPNPGQADSRYLLYFFFSRNWRNVVESSVITGATVDRVPLEKFPNFPAALPRLDVQQRIAGVLSAYDDLIENNRRRMALLEEAARQLYREWFVRLRFPGHEHTRITKGVPEGWERGQLGELSEITMGQSPESKHYNEDGEGLPFHQGVSDFGDRFVTHRIYSTALNRVAEAGDILCSVRAPVGRLNVTLDKIVIGRGLAALRSKTGHQSLLLQQLRAHFFKEDLIGGGAIFASVTKKEFSAQALLEPPERLRRAFEEMTVPCDDQIRVLHLENQQLRAARDLLLPRLMSGEIAA
- a CDS encoding nucleotidyl transferase AbiEii/AbiGii toxin family protein, which encodes MPIRWHEEAPEELREAIRFTGEETGFAPRLIEKDYFCSVILEALAEADVPLIFKGGTCLAKVHSGFFRLSEDLDFSIPTAPDSTRGVRRRAIAPVKAIVDGLPNRVPGFELLVPLEGHNASTQYNATLGYRSLLVSGTETIQLEIGLREPTLTPPERAQVHTVVLHWVQGGALLETFPARCLTYAEAMAEKFRAALSRQEVAIRDFFDIDHAVRVAGLDVTGAELVRLLRAKLAVPGTGAVNVSPERLDDLRQQVDAQLRPVLRPREFAQFDVDRAFGIVRGVAEGLG